Within Micromonospora narathiwatensis, the genomic segment GCCGTTCGTCGACGCGCTGCGCGGTGACGTCCCCTTCACCCCGTACGCCCTCGACCTGCCCTGGCGGGCCGGCGCCGCGTACGCCTGGGTGCACCGCACCGTCCCGGCGGCCCTGCTGCGGCACGCCCTCGCGCTGCTCCCGGAGCCGCCCGCCCTGCTGGTCGGCCACTCGTTCGGGGCGAACGCGCTGCTGGAACTCCTCGCCGAGGCGGACCGCCCGACACCAGAGGCAGCGGTGCTCCTCGCCCCGTACTTCCGACCTCCCGACGACCCGGTCGACTGGCGGCTCTACGACCGGGAACTCGCCCGGTTCCGCGCGGTGATCGGGGAGGGGATCCGGCTCAAGCTGGGCGAGCGGCGGCGCACGCTGGACCCGGAACTGGCCGACACCATGGTCGCCAAGGCCCTCGACCGGGTCGGCCCGCTCGGCTTCGTCGCCCTGCTCCGCCAGTTCATCACCACCACCGACCTGCCGCTCGACACCGTCACGGTGCCGACCCTGGTGATCAGTGGTGCCACCGACGCCGCGCTCGCCGGCGCCCGCACCGACGCGTTCCGCCGGGCGATGCCGGTGGCGACCGTGCACACCAGGTCCGACGGCGGGCACTTCTGCCACCTGGAGCAGGCCGCCGCCGTGACCGCCGAGATCCGGCGCTTTCTCGCGGTGCCCGTACCGACCGTCGCCTGAACCCGAGGAGACCCCCGACAATGCGTAAGCCGCCCCGGCTCTACTTCTCGTTCCGCAGCCCGCGCAGCTGGCTCGCCGTACGCCAGCTCACGGAACGCTGGCCGGAAGCGCCGGACGCCATCACCTTCGTGCCGCACTGGGTACCGGATGACGGGCTGCGCGCCGCGCTGGCCGAGGCGAACTCGGACTTCCTGGACACGCCGATCAGCCGGGCCAAGCACGAGTACCTGCTGGCCGACACCAACCGGCTGGTGGAGCGGTTCGGCTACCGGATGGTGTGGCCGGCGGACATGGACGTCGACTGGGCGGTGCCGCACCTGGCCTGGCTGTACGCCCAGCAGCAGGGGCGCGGCTGGCCGTTCTACCAGGCGGCGGTGCGCGCCCGCTGGGAACGTGGCGAGAACATCAGCGACCCGGTGGTGCTGGCCGGCATCGCGGCCGAGGCGGGGATCGACCCGGACGCGGCGAACGCCGCCGTGGCCGACCCGGTCCTGCGCGAGGCGGCCGTGCGGGCCCTCGCCAGCGCGTACGACGACGACATCTTCGCCGTGCCGTACTTCATGGCCGGCCGGCACCGGTTCTGGGGCCTGGAGCGCCTCGACGGGTTCCTCGACGCCCTGGCCACCGCCGGGGTACGCCGGTGACCGTGCCGGCACCGGCCCGCCCGGCCCCGGCCGGCGGTGGCCGTACCGTGCTGCTCGGCACGGTCTCCTCCGACGCGCACACCTGGAATCTGGTGTACCTGCAACTGCTGCTGGAGGAGGCCGGGCACCGGGTGATCAACCTCGGCGCCTGCGTGCCGGAGGAGCTGTTCGCCGCCGAGTGCCACCGACACGACCCGGACCTGGTGGTGGTCTCCAGCGTCAACGGGCACGGCTGCACCGACGGCAAGCGGCTGGCCGCCGTGCTGCGTGCCGACCCGGCGCTGGCCGACGTGCCGATCGTCATCGGCGGCAAGCTCGGCGTCGCCGGCCGGTTGACCGGTACGCAGGTCGACGAGCTGTTCGCGGCCGGCTACACCGCCGTCTTCGACGACGGCGCCGACCGGGACCGGTTCCTGGAGTACCTCGGCCGCCTCGAACTTCCCGTGGCCGGACGGGCGGCGTGAGCGCCGGGGGAGCCGGCGTGCCGCGCGGACCGTTCGCCGCGGCCGTCGCCGCCGCCCGGGCCCGGGGCGAGCTGGTCGTGCAGCCCCGGATGGGCTTCGGCGACCCGGCCGCGATGCGGGCCGGGCTGACCGCGGTGGCCCGGGCCCGGGCGACGACCGCGGGCACCGTCACGCTGGACAGCTACACCCGGGTCGGGGACCAGGCGGCGGCGGTACGCGCGCTGGCCGACGGGTCACCCCTGAACGGCTATCCGATCGTCGCGCATCCGGTGGAGGTGACCCGCTGGGTGCTCGCCGCCGCGCAGCGGTACGGCATGCCGGTGCAGGTACGACACGGTTCGGCGCTGCCCGAGGAGATCTTCGCCGCGCTGCTGCGTACCGGGGTGGACGCCACCGAGGGCGGCCCCGTGTCGTACTGCCTGCCGTACAGCCGGGTGCCGCTGCGCGACGCGGTCGACAGTTGGGCGCGCTGCTGCGCCGCCTACACCCGGCTGCGCGACGTCGGCGTCGAGCCGCATCTGGAGAGCTTCGGCGGCTGCCTGCTCGGGCAGCTCTGCCCGCCCAGCCTGCTGGTCGCGGTGACCGTGCTGGAGGGGATGTTCTTCCGGCAGCACGGGCTGCGCAGCGTGTCGTTGAGCTACGCCCAGCAGACCTGCCCGGAGCAGGACGAGGAGGCGCTGGCCGCGCTGCGCCGGCTGGTCGACGAGCTGCTGCCCGAGCTGGACAGCCACATCGTGCTCTACACCTACATGGGGGTGTATCCGCGTACCAGCGAGGGGGCGCTCGGGCTGCTCGGCGCCGCCGCCCGGCTCGCCGTACGCGGGGGAGCGGCCCGGCTGATCGTGAAGACCCCGGCCGAGGCGCACCGCATCCCGACGATCGAGGAGAACGTGGCGGCGCTGGAGCACGCGGCCCGGGTCGCCGCCGCCGAGCCGCCGGCCACGACCGGCGTCGAGGACACCGGGATCTACGCCGAGGCGCGGGCGCTGATCGAGGCGGTGCTGGACCTCGGTTCGGACGTCGGGGTGGGCCTGGTGCGGGCCTTCGAACGCGGCCACCTCGACATTCCGTACTGCCTGCATCCGGACAACGCGGGCCAGGCGCGCGGCTACATCACCGCCCGGGGGCGGCTGGCGTGGGCGCGGGCCGGCCGGATGCCGGTCCGGGTCGACCGGGCGGCCGGGGGACGGCCGGCGGAGATGACCAGCGACGGCCTGCTCACCGCGCTGTCGTACGTGGCCACCCGGTACGACCAGGCGGCACCGCCGGCCGTCGGGCCCGCGGAGTCCGTCCCGGCGCTGCCCCGCTGAGCCGCCCGCTCGCCGATCTGGATCCTCGACGGGTTGAACCGCAGGTCAGGGCGTCGTCACAACAGGTGAAACGCGCCAGATCGCTACGAAGGTGACGACTCCGGGTCGGAGGATCAGCGGGGGAGATGATCGCCTTCTCCGGGGCGTCTCTGGTGGGAGGCACTGCGATGATCAACAGGCGTGGCGTACTGCGGGCCGGCACCGTGGGGGCCCTGGGTACCGGGATGGTGGGCCTGCTGTCACCGCCCGCCGCCGCCGCGCCGCCGGCCGAGGCGGTGGAGCGGGTCAGCCGGCGGGACTGGGCGCGGCTGGCTGACGCACTGTCGCCGCGTTCCACCCTCTACCTGCCGGTGGACTCCGGCTACCCGCCGCTGGCGCTTCCGTTCAACCATCGGTACGCCGGGATCCGTCCTGCCGGAATCGTGGCCTGCGCCACCACCGGGGACGCCCGGGAGGCGATCCGCTGGGCCCGCTCGGTGGGGTTGCCCGCCGTACCCCGCTCCGGGCTGGGCCACAACTACGCCGGCTACTCCGCCACCACCGGCCTGCTGCTCAACATGGCTCGGATGAAGAGGATCGTCTCCGCCCCGCTGCCGGGCGCCCGCTCCCGGACCCGGAGCTACGGACCGATCAAGGTCACCCATGGCGCGGGTACCGTCACCGTGGGAGCCGGGGTCACCAACGCCGACCTGCACCCGTTGCTGGAGGACCTGGGCAGGTTCGTGCCGACCGGCCGCTGCCCCACGGTCGGGGTGGCCGGGCTGGTGCTCGGCGGTGGCATCGGCTTCAGCGACAAGATGTTCGGCCTGACCTGCGACCGGCTGGTCTCGACGACCGTGGTGCTCGCCGACGGCCGCGTGGTGGAGGCCAGTCAGGACGCGCATCCCGACCTGTTCTGGGGCTGCCGTGGCGGCGCGGGGAACAACTTCGGTGTCCACACCTCCTTCACGTTCCAGTACGAGCAGTTCCAGGGCAACGTCGGCTTCTACCAGTTGCGCTGGAGTCTGGACTCCGTCCTGCCGGTGCTCGCCACCGCGCAGCGGATCGCCGTGAACACCCTGCACGACAAGCGGTTCCACCTCCGCGTCGGTATCGGAACCCACGGGACCACCCGGGACCAGATCCACGCCAACGCCAACGTCAACGCCATCGGCCAGTACTACGGCCCCCTCGACGGGCTGCTCGCCATCCTGGCTCCGCTGCTCGCCATCGGCACGGCCGAGGAGCGCGCCGGCAACAGCGCGTCCGTCCGTGAGGTCACTCCGGGGCAGGCGAGCGTGCTGTTGAGCGCCACCACCCCGGTGGAGAAGTTCGCCGCCAAGTCGGCGGTTCTGCACTCCCGGACGCTCCTGACCGACGAGCAGGTCGGTGCCGCCGCCGAGCGGCTGCTGGACTGGCCGGGCAGCGACAACCCGGACGGGGCCGGGTTCGCGATGTTCGCCCTCGGCGGCGAGATCAACCAGGTGCCGTCGGGCGCGACGGCGTTCGTGCACCGGAACGGTGTGTTCATCCTCGCTGCCGAGACCTCCTGGGCGGACTATGACCCGCCCTGCGTCGCCACGGCGAACCTGCACTGGCTCCGCGAGTTCTACCACGACATCTACGGCGACACGCCTCCCCGGGACTCGTACCAGAATTTCCCGGATCCGACGTTGAAGGACTGGCGGCGGGCCTACTACGGCGCGAACTACGACCGGCTGGTCCGGGTGAAGCGGAAGTACGACCCGACCGACTTCTTCAGCTATCCCCAGGGGATCGGCTCCTGACCTCACCGCGAGCCCGCCCCGGACCGAACGGCGGCGCGGTGCGTCGCCGGCCGGTCGGGGTCAACCCATGGCGGCGGGGTCGAACCCGCGACGCTCGACCAGGACCAGCCAGTTGCCCGAGTTGTCGCGGGCGACCGCCTCCACCCCGTACGGCCGCTCGGCCGGCTCCTGGATGAACTCGACGCCCTTGGCGCGCAGTTCCTCGTAGGTCTTGCGGCAGTCGTCCACGTCCAGCCCGAGGCCGAACAGGCTGCCCTCGTCCTGGGCGCGCCGCAGGGTGGCCGCCACCTCCGGCGAGTACGGCGGGCCGGGCAGGGTCAGTTGCACCTGCAGTTCCGGCTGGGTCGGGTGGGTGATCGTGCACCAGCGGTAGGCGCCGCCGCCGACGGTGATGTCGGTCTGCTCGACGAACCCGAGCACGTCGAGGTAGAACGCCTTGGCCGCGTCGATGTCCTTGACCAGCAGGCTGATGATCGAGATGTTGGTAATCATGCGACCAGGCTAGGAAATGGCTGGTCAGGCCGCCTTCTCTTCGCTTGCGGAGCGGCGTCGCTCGGTGAGCCCCCACATCAGCAGGAAGCATCCC encodes:
- a CDS encoding FAD-dependent oxidoreductase, producing the protein MINRRGVLRAGTVGALGTGMVGLLSPPAAAAPPAEAVERVSRRDWARLADALSPRSTLYLPVDSGYPPLALPFNHRYAGIRPAGIVACATTGDAREAIRWARSVGLPAVPRSGLGHNYAGYSATTGLLLNMARMKRIVSAPLPGARSRTRSYGPIKVTHGAGTVTVGAGVTNADLHPLLEDLGRFVPTGRCPTVGVAGLVLGGGIGFSDKMFGLTCDRLVSTTVVLADGRVVEASQDAHPDLFWGCRGGAGNNFGVHTSFTFQYEQFQGNVGFYQLRWSLDSVLPVLATAQRIAVNTLHDKRFHLRVGIGTHGTTRDQIHANANVNAIGQYYGPLDGLLAILAPLLAIGTAEERAGNSASVREVTPGQASVLLSATTPVEKFAAKSAVLHSRTLLTDEQVGAAAERLLDWPGSDNPDGAGFAMFALGGEINQVPSGATAFVHRNGVFILAAETSWADYDPPCVATANLHWLREFYHDIYGDTPPRDSYQNFPDPTLKDWRRAYYGANYDRLVRVKRKYDPTDFFSYPQGIGS
- a CDS encoding 2-hydroxychromene-2-carboxylate isomerase; its protein translation is MRKPPRLYFSFRSPRSWLAVRQLTERWPEAPDAITFVPHWVPDDGLRAALAEANSDFLDTPISRAKHEYLLADTNRLVERFGYRMVWPADMDVDWAVPHLAWLYAQQQGRGWPFYQAAVRARWERGENISDPVVLAGIAAEAGIDPDAANAAVADPVLREAAVRALASAYDDDIFAVPYFMAGRHRFWGLERLDGFLDALATAGVRR
- a CDS encoding methylaspartate mutase, with product MPRGPFAAAVAAARARGELVVQPRMGFGDPAAMRAGLTAVARARATTAGTVTLDSYTRVGDQAAAVRALADGSPLNGYPIVAHPVEVTRWVLAAAQRYGMPVQVRHGSALPEEIFAALLRTGVDATEGGPVSYCLPYSRVPLRDAVDSWARCCAAYTRLRDVGVEPHLESFGGCLLGQLCPPSLLVAVTVLEGMFFRQHGLRSVSLSYAQQTCPEQDEEALAALRRLVDELLPELDSHIVLYTYMGVYPRTSEGALGLLGAAARLAVRGGAARLIVKTPAEAHRIPTIEENVAALEHAARVAAAEPPATTGVEDTGIYAEARALIEAVLDLGSDVGVGLVRAFERGHLDIPYCLHPDNAGQARGYITARGRLAWARAGRMPVRVDRAAGGRPAEMTSDGLLTALSYVATRYDQAAPPAVGPAESVPALPR
- a CDS encoding VOC family protein, translating into MITNISIISLLVKDIDAAKAFYLDVLGFVEQTDITVGGGAYRWCTITHPTQPELQVQLTLPGPPYSPEVAATLRRAQDEGSLFGLGLDVDDCRKTYEELRAKGVEFIQEPAERPYGVEAVARDNSGNWLVLVERRGFDPAAMG
- a CDS encoding alpha/beta fold hydrolase, whose product is MTWYPVVEVERDGETLAVHRGPGSGPPLVLVHGLEDSWHTWQPFVDALRGDVPFTPYALDLPWRAGAAYAWVHRTVPAALLRHALALLPEPPALLVGHSFGANALLELLAEADRPTPEAAVLLAPYFRPPDDPVDWRLYDRELARFRAVIGEGIRLKLGERRRTLDPELADTMVAKALDRVGPLGFVALLRQFITTTDLPLDTVTVPTLVISGATDAALAGARTDAFRRAMPVATVHTRSDGGHFCHLEQAAAVTAEIRRFLAVPVPTVA
- a CDS encoding cobalamin B12-binding domain-containing protein is translated as MTVPAPARPAPAGGGRTVLLGTVSSDAHTWNLVYLQLLLEEAGHRVINLGACVPEELFAAECHRHDPDLVVVSSVNGHGCTDGKRLAAVLRADPALADVPIVIGGKLGVAGRLTGTQVDELFAAGYTAVFDDGADRDRFLEYLGRLELPVAGRAA